One Leisingera sp. M658 genomic window carries:
- a CDS encoding mandelate racemase/muconate lactonizing enzyme family protein, whose product MKITRITVYQLDMPLTEPYYLSGGRLKFEKLDSTFVRIDTDEGISGWGEGCPWGHTYLPAHGPGIRAGIETLSPALIGLDPRCLDHVNRVMDVQLPGHPYVKSPIDMACWDILGKATGLPLWQLLGGAEAAPVLVNSSISTGSPEEMLALIACAAQKGYTVHSAKVGGTDIGLDIDRIEAISEGLPKGHKVTFDVNRAWQPGVAVEVLNSVKARDWVEQPCETLDQCAHVASRVSNPIMLDECMHTFGDHLAAWKRGACEGVKVKPNRVGGLTRARQIRDFGVSVGWQMHIEDLGGSALADTAAIHLAASTPDSNRLASWLCHYHLDVDPVPGQGARNDAGVAVPPSLPGLGVMPEEGALGDPVAVYGG is encoded by the coding sequence ATGAAAATCACCCGGATCACCGTCTATCAGCTCGATATGCCGCTGACCGAGCCCTATTACCTGTCGGGTGGGCGGCTGAAGTTCGAAAAACTAGACAGCACGTTTGTGCGCATTGATACCGACGAGGGCATCTCGGGCTGGGGGGAAGGCTGCCCCTGGGGGCATACCTATCTGCCCGCACATGGGCCGGGGATTCGGGCCGGAATTGAAACCCTGTCGCCTGCGTTGATCGGGCTGGACCCGCGCTGCCTGGATCACGTGAACCGGGTGATGGATGTGCAGCTGCCAGGGCATCCATATGTGAAGTCGCCGATCGACATGGCCTGCTGGGATATTCTCGGCAAGGCTACAGGCCTGCCGCTGTGGCAGCTTCTGGGCGGGGCCGAGGCGGCGCCGGTACTGGTGAACTCCTCGATTTCCACCGGCAGCCCGGAAGAGATGCTGGCGCTGATCGCCTGTGCCGCGCAAAAGGGCTATACTGTGCATTCGGCCAAAGTCGGCGGCACTGACATTGGCCTCGACATCGACCGGATCGAAGCGATCTCGGAAGGCTTGCCCAAGGGCCACAAGGTGACCTTCGACGTAAACCGCGCCTGGCAGCCAGGGGTCGCGGTGGAGGTGCTGAACTCGGTCAAGGCCCGCGACTGGGTGGAGCAGCCCTGTGAAACGCTGGATCAATGCGCCCATGTGGCGTCGCGGGTCTCCAACCCGATCATGCTGGATGAATGCATGCATACGTTCGGTGATCACCTGGCGGCCTGGAAGCGTGGCGCCTGCGAGGGGGTAAAGGTGAAACCCAACCGCGTCGGCGGGCTGACCCGGGCGCGGCAGATCCGCGACTTTGGCGTCTCGGTGGGCTGGCAGATGCATATTGAGGATCTGGGCGGCTCGGCGCTGGCCGATACTGCGGCGATCCATTTGGCCGCCTCGACACCGGACTCAAACCGGCTGGCAAGCTGGCTTTGCCACTATCATCTGGACGTGGACCCGGTGCCCGGCCAGGGCGCGCGCAATGACGCAGGGGTAGCGGTGCCGCCCTCCCTGCCCGGCCTCGGCGTGATGCCGGAAGAAGGCGCGCTGGGGGACCCGGTTGCGGTCTACGGAGGCTAA
- a CDS encoding mandelate racemase/muconate lactonizing enzyme family protein gives MKITCIRIFQTGLPYVGGAYVWGAGNAIETATASVVVIDTDTGLQGCGEFTPCGENYMVAHSEGVPALARLVAPALIGEDPRDVARIERIMDHLVQGHGYAKAPFDAACWDILGQSLDAPLWRLWGGKLTDGAPMYRVAPQKGTAETIAEMDRYRTQGYRQFQVKVGGDWAADIDRIRSTVPLLKPGEKAMADANQGWRVDNALRVARATKDLDYILEQPCRTYEECQQVRMRTDLPMKLDECVTGMQAAQRIVADHGADLVCLKISNPGGISKARRVRDYLVENRLPVVAEDTRGGEIASATLAHFAATTPAEYLHNTTDLMNYNTRSTGTGGAWAKNGRLYAPDTPGLGVTPDFESLGVPVAEFGGTA, from the coding sequence ATGAAGATCACCTGTATCCGCATCTTCCAAACCGGCCTGCCTTATGTTGGCGGCGCCTATGTCTGGGGCGCAGGCAATGCGATTGAAACCGCCACCGCCTCGGTGGTGGTGATCGACACCGACACAGGCCTGCAGGGCTGCGGCGAGTTCACCCCCTGCGGCGAGAACTACATGGTTGCCCATTCCGAAGGCGTACCAGCGCTGGCCCGGCTGGTGGCGCCCGCCCTTATCGGCGAGGACCCGCGCGATGTGGCCCGGATCGAACGGATCATGGACCATCTGGTTCAAGGGCACGGCTATGCCAAGGCCCCGTTTGATGCCGCCTGCTGGGACATTCTGGGCCAGTCGCTGGATGCGCCGCTGTGGCGGCTCTGGGGCGGCAAGCTGACCGATGGTGCGCCAATGTACCGGGTGGCGCCGCAGAAGGGCACCGCGGAAACCATCGCCGAGATGGACCGCTACCGAACGCAAGGCTACCGCCAGTTCCAGGTCAAGGTCGGCGGCGACTGGGCCGCGGATATCGACCGCATCCGCTCCACCGTGCCGCTGCTGAAGCCCGGCGAAAAGGCGATGGCTGATGCCAACCAAGGCTGGCGGGTCGACAATGCGCTGCGGGTGGCGCGGGCAACCAAAGACCTGGACTACATCCTGGAACAGCCCTGCCGTACCTACGAGGAATGCCAGCAGGTGCGGATGCGCACCGACCTGCCGATGAAGCTGGATGAATGCGTGACCGGCATGCAGGCCGCCCAGCGCATCGTGGCGGATCATGGCGCTGATCTGGTCTGCCTCAAAATCTCCAACCCCGGCGGCATCTCCAAGGCGCGCCGGGTGCGGGACTACCTGGTCGAGAACCGCCTGCCAGTGGTGGCCGAGGACACCCGGGGCGGCGAGATTGCCAGCGCGACACTGGCACATTTCGCCGCCACCACTCCGGCTGAGTACCTGCACAACACCACCGATCTGATGAACTACAACACACGCTCCACAGGCACCGGCGGCGCCTGGGCGAAGAACGGCAGGCTCTACGCGCCGGACACGCCGGGGCTGGGTGTCACTCCCGATTTCGAAAGCCTCGGCGTGCCGGTGGCAGAGTTTGGAGGCACAGCATGA
- a CDS encoding dimethylsulfonioproprionate lyase family protein, protein MSRALFDKALEAAKAFHAALPAVAEFQPWPSDIRWAGREGHQVPGAALVQSDPGYAAKGIPAEAEVRALQQAIIALAPHAEWRRTYTEEEVGQDFLLRYGWFELVGPTGHFHSLQTRMTIGYWGPGLDYPWHQHTPEELYTILSGSADFMAKGEEVRRLVPGDTKMHGPNQPHAMITNGHPILCFVFWRGEGLADDPAMSPD, encoded by the coding sequence ATGAGCCGGGCGCTGTTTGATAAGGCGCTGGAGGCGGCCAAGGCCTTCCATGCCGCCTTGCCAGCCGTGGCAGAGTTTCAGCCCTGGCCCAGCGACATCCGCTGGGCGGGCCGCGAGGGACATCAGGTTCCCGGCGCAGCACTGGTGCAATCCGACCCCGGTTATGCCGCCAAGGGCATCCCGGCAGAGGCTGAGGTGCGCGCCCTGCAGCAAGCGATCATTGCCCTGGCGCCGCATGCGGAATGGCGCCGCACCTATACCGAAGAGGAAGTCGGCCAGGACTTTCTGCTGCGTTACGGCTGGTTTGAACTGGTTGGGCCAACGGGGCATTTCCATTCACTCCAAACGCGGATGACCATTGGCTATTGGGGCCCTGGACTGGACTATCCCTGGCACCAGCACACCCCTGAAGAGCTTTATACCATCCTGTCCGGCAGCGCCGATTTCATGGCCAAGGGCGAAGAGGTCAGGCGGCTGGTTCCGGGTGACACCAAGATGCACGGGCCAAACCAGCCGCATGCGATGATCACCAACGGGCATCCGATCCTCTGCTTCGTCTTCTGGCGCGGCGAGGGGCTGGCGGATGATCCGGCAATGTCCCCGGACTGA
- a CDS encoding alcohol dehydrogenase family protein, producing the protein MTLPDTMKAMVLTGHGGLDKYEWHQDWPVPQPGPMEALIKVGACGLNNTDVNTRSGWYSKSVKGATTGGAFDEAGEEDPSWGGRPITFPRIQGADAVGDVVAVGDGADPALIGKRVMAGGWVRDWDDPGNMDKAGYFGSECDGGFAEYTKADVRGVAVVNSPLSDAELATFSCSYVTAEGMLSRANVDADDTVLVPGASGGVGGALVQLAKRRGARVIAMASEAKHAEVAGLGPDLILPRSPENLRAALGGEKVTVVADVVGGAAWPKLISVLERGGRYTCSGAIAGPVVELDLRTFYLRDLTFTGSTVTPHRNFTDVVSYIEKGEIKPALAAAYPLAGLKEAQAAFIAKKHTGNIVVLP; encoded by the coding sequence ATGACCCTGCCCGACACAATGAAAGCGATGGTTCTGACCGGCCACGGCGGTCTGGACAAATACGAATGGCACCAGGACTGGCCGGTGCCGCAACCCGGTCCGATGGAGGCGCTGATCAAGGTCGGCGCCTGCGGGCTGAACAACACCGATGTGAACACCCGCTCCGGCTGGTACTCCAAGTCCGTCAAAGGCGCCACCACCGGCGGCGCCTTTGACGAAGCGGGCGAGGAAGACCCGAGCTGGGGCGGCCGCCCCATCACCTTCCCGCGCATCCAGGGGGCCGACGCGGTTGGCGATGTGGTGGCCGTTGGCGACGGGGCCGACCCTGCGCTCATCGGCAAGCGCGTCATGGCCGGCGGCTGGGTCCGTGACTGGGACGATCCCGGCAACATGGACAAGGCCGGCTACTTCGGCTCCGAATGCGATGGCGGCTTTGCCGAATACACCAAGGCGGATGTGCGCGGTGTGGCGGTGGTCAACAGCCCCCTCAGCGATGCGGAGCTGGCCACTTTTTCCTGCTCTTATGTCACCGCCGAGGGCATGCTGAGCCGTGCCAATGTGGATGCGGATGACACCGTGCTGGTCCCCGGCGCCTCGGGCGGGGTTGGCGGCGCGCTGGTCCAGCTTGCCAAGCGCCGCGGCGCCAGGGTGATTGCCATGGCGTCTGAGGCCAAACATGCAGAGGTGGCCGGGCTTGGCCCCGACCTGATCCTGCCACGGTCGCCGGAAAACCTGCGGGCTGCACTTGGCGGCGAAAAGGTCACCGTGGTGGCCGATGTGGTCGGCGGCGCGGCCTGGCCCAAGCTGATCAGCGTGCTGGAGCGCGGCGGCCGCTACACCTGCTCCGGCGCGATTGCCGGACCGGTGGTCGAGCTGGACCTGCGCACCTTCTACCTGCGTGACCTGACCTTCACCGGCTCCACCGTAACTCCGCACCGCAACTTCACCGACGTGGTCTCCTATATCGAAAAGGGCGAAATCAAACCGGCACTGGCCGCTGCCTATCCGCTGGCGGGCTTGAAAGAGGCGCAGGCCGCCTTCATCGCCAAGAAGCACACCGGCAATATCGTGGTGCTCCCATGA
- a CDS encoding FAD-dependent oxidoreductase, whose product MAENEFPTQARVVIVGGGVMGVGLAYHLAHEGWGPEVVLLEKAELTSGSTWHAAGQITHSTSSFGLGKCVDYNIGLYSGKLEEETGQAVTWHGCGSFRLAYTEDEMDWLRHTLSVGRSLGFNIELVGPDRVAEQHPFYNLDGVLGALHTPDDGHVDPSGVTMALAAGARQLGARIIRHCRATNITQSNNGEWIVETEKGTITCEHVVNAGGTYARQMGEWSGLQLPMTSMTHHYFVTEPVPEFEALDKELPVIRDDRQVSGYIRMEQKRGLIGIYEKEGSNSVWHDHCPWDYENWLFDADYDRVMPWLEESLNRMPVFADLGIQREVHGAISHPPDGNPLIGPAPGVKNYWCCCGTQIGIGWGPGLSRELARWMVHGAADISMRDYDPRRFGAYATKDWQVTKAHEDYKLRHEIPFPHFNRLAGRPIKPSPLYERLKDKGAVYEEVYGHERPRWFARNGVEQRDHYSFKRNEVHHMVGLECKAVREGVGIMDISAFTKVEVSGPGAAALLDRLTANRLPQKAGGIALTHMLNRRGRIELETTVVKLAEGRYYLVCAAFFEQRLLDRLNQNRAGEEVEITTLSTDWAAIALNGPKARRVLGGCTDADLTNAGFKWLTAQQIEVAGHKLWAFRMSYAGELGWELHIPRGSALAVYDALWAAGEAHGIADYGSFAMNAMRMEKGFKGAGELTNEVTLAEADVLRFARTDKAYLGKDKTLNDADKPWVCAYLEIEPDGVTDGHGGEAVLLDGQVAGSTASVAYGHTVGKILAFAYVNPNANVPGTEVEVIIAGTPRKGRILGAPAYDPESLLPRSDAELTPAE is encoded by the coding sequence ATGGCTGAGAATGAATTCCCGACACAGGCTCGCGTGGTCATCGTGGGCGGCGGCGTGATGGGGGTGGGCCTGGCCTATCACCTGGCACATGAGGGTTGGGGCCCGGAGGTGGTTCTGCTGGAAAAGGCCGAGCTGACTTCCGGCTCGACCTGGCACGCGGCGGGACAGATCACCCATTCCACCAGCTCTTTCGGCCTTGGCAAATGCGTCGACTATAACATCGGCCTCTATTCCGGGAAGCTGGAGGAAGAGACCGGCCAGGCGGTGACCTGGCACGGTTGCGGCTCGTTCCGCCTGGCCTATACCGAGGATGAAATGGACTGGCTGCGCCACACCCTGTCCGTCGGGCGCTCGCTGGGGTTCAACATCGAACTTGTTGGACCGGATAGGGTCGCCGAGCAGCACCCCTTCTACAACCTCGACGGCGTTCTGGGCGCGCTGCACACCCCGGACGACGGCCACGTGGACCCTTCAGGCGTCACCATGGCACTAGCCGCAGGCGCCCGCCAGCTTGGTGCCCGCATCATCCGCCATTGCCGCGCAACAAATATCACCCAGTCCAACAATGGCGAATGGATCGTGGAAACGGAAAAGGGCACCATTACTTGCGAGCATGTCGTGAACGCAGGCGGCACCTATGCCCGCCAGATGGGCGAATGGTCCGGGCTGCAGCTCCCGATGACCTCGATGACCCACCACTATTTCGTGACCGAACCGGTGCCGGAGTTCGAGGCGCTGGACAAGGAACTGCCGGTGATCCGCGACGACAGACAGGTCTCGGGCTATATCCGCATGGAGCAGAAGCGCGGCCTGATCGGGATTTATGAGAAGGAAGGCAGCAATTCGGTCTGGCACGACCACTGCCCATGGGACTACGAAAACTGGCTGTTTGATGCCGATTACGACCGGGTGATGCCCTGGCTGGAGGAAAGCCTGAACCGGATGCCGGTCTTCGCCGACCTCGGCATCCAGCGCGAGGTGCATGGCGCGATCTCGCATCCCCCCGATGGCAACCCGCTGATCGGCCCGGCGCCGGGCGTCAAAAACTACTGGTGCTGCTGCGGCACCCAGATCGGCATCGGCTGGGGTCCGGGCCTGTCCCGCGAGCTGGCCCGCTGGATGGTGCATGGCGCCGCCGACATCTCGATGCGCGACTACGACCCGCGCCGTTTCGGCGCCTACGCCACCAAAGACTGGCAGGTGACCAAGGCGCATGAGGACTACAAGCTGCGCCACGAGATCCCCTTCCCGCATTTCAACCGCCTGGCGGGCCGCCCAATCAAACCCTCGCCGCTTTATGAGCGGCTGAAGGACAAAGGCGCGGTCTATGAGGAAGTCTACGGCCACGAGCGCCCGCGCTGGTTTGCCAGGAACGGTGTGGAGCAACGCGACCACTATTCCTTCAAGCGCAACGAAGTGCACCATATGGTCGGCTTGGAGTGCAAGGCCGTGCGCGAGGGCGTGGGTATCATGGACATCTCCGCCTTCACCAAAGTCGAAGTTTCAGGCCCCGGCGCCGCCGCCCTGCTGGACCGGCTGACCGCCAACCGCCTGCCGCAAAAGGCGGGTGGCATCGCCCTCACCCACATGCTGAACCGCCGCGGCCGGATCGAGCTGGAAACCACCGTGGTGAAGCTGGCGGAGGGCCGCTACTACCTGGTCTGCGCCGCCTTCTTTGAACAGCGGCTGCTGGACCGCCTGAACCAGAACCGCGCGGGTGAAGAGGTGGAAATCACAACGCTGTCCACCGATTGGGCTGCCATCGCTCTCAACGGCCCGAAAGCCCGCAGGGTCCTGGGCGGCTGCACCGATGCGGACCTGACAAACGCCGGTTTCAAGTGGCTGACCGCGCAACAGATCGAAGTTGCAGGCCATAAGCTCTGGGCCTTCCGGATGTCTTATGCGGGGGAACTTGGCTGGGAACTGCACATCCCGCGCGGCAGCGCCCTGGCGGTCTATGACGCGCTGTGGGCCGCGGGTGAGGCGCATGGCATTGCCGACTACGGCTCCTTCGCGATGAACGCGATGCGGATGGAGAAGGGTTTCAAGGGTGCGGGCGAACTCACCAACGAAGTGACCCTGGCCGAGGCGGACGTGCTGCGCTTTGCCCGCACCGACAAGGCTTACTTGGGCAAGGACAAGACGCTGAACGACGCTGACAAGCCCTGGGTCTGCGCCTATCTGGAGATTGAGCCAGACGGCGTCACGGACGGCCATGGCGGTGAAGCCGTCCTGCTGGATGGTCAGGTCGCGGGTTCCACCGCCTCGGTCGCCTATGGCCATACCGTCGGCAAGATCCTGGCCTTCGCCTACGTGAATCCGAACGCCAATGTGCCGGGCACCGAGGTTGAGGTGATCATCGCAGGCACCCCGCGCAAGGGCCGGATCCTGGGCGCCCCCGCTTATGACCCCGAAAGCCTGCTGCCCCGTAGCGACGCGGAGCTCACTCCGGCTGAATGA
- a CDS encoding MurR/RpiR family transcriptional regulator yields MNGTNVSLTVLERLTEEWDALTPEAQKAARYVLENPADVGVSTVREIAGAANVKPNTFVRMARQVGFEGYEDFRAPFREAIRKGGVSFPDRARWLQDTAKSGELGALYADMAGAAIRNIEDTFAGIDASALEAAAHAIWNSRQVFTLGVGVNNANARNFTYLASTGMKQFHAIPRPGSTAVDDLAWADGQDVLIAMTCKPYRAEVIEAVQIAREQGVAIIGVSDSPASPVVLNADHGFVVAVDTPQFFPSSVSTIAFLETLLSFVIAVSSEEIVARVEKFHKRRHQLGIYAEDPE; encoded by the coding sequence ATGAATGGCACAAATGTATCACTGACTGTTTTGGAGCGCCTCACGGAAGAGTGGGATGCGCTGACCCCCGAGGCCCAGAAGGCGGCCCGCTATGTGCTGGAAAACCCTGCGGATGTCGGGGTTTCCACCGTGCGCGAGATTGCCGGGGCGGCCAATGTGAAGCCCAACACCTTTGTCCGCATGGCGCGGCAGGTGGGCTTTGAAGGCTATGAGGATTTCCGCGCCCCTTTCCGCGAGGCGATTCGCAAAGGCGGGGTGTCGTTTCCCGACCGCGCCCGCTGGCTGCAGGATACGGCCAAGTCCGGTGAGCTGGGCGCGCTTTATGCCGATATGGCGGGTGCTGCGATCCGCAATATCGAAGACACCTTTGCAGGGATCGACGCCAGCGCTTTGGAGGCAGCAGCGCATGCGATTTGGAATTCCCGCCAGGTGTTCACGCTGGGCGTCGGCGTCAACAACGCCAATGCCCGCAATTTCACCTATCTTGCCTCAACCGGCATGAAGCAATTCCACGCCATCCCGCGGCCCGGCTCGACGGCGGTGGATGACCTTGCCTGGGCGGACGGCCAGGATGTGCTGATCGCGATGACCTGCAAGCCCTACCGGGCCGAGGTGATCGAGGCGGTCCAGATCGCGCGCGAACAAGGGGTCGCCATTATCGGGGTCTCCGACAGCCCCGCCAGCCCGGTGGTCCTGAATGCGGATCATGGTTTTGTTGTTGCAGTGGATACGCCGCAATTCTTCCCTTCATCCGTCTCGACAATCGCTTTTCTGGAAACGCTGCTGTCCTTTGTGATTGCTGTCTCCAGCGAGGAAATCGTCGCGCGGGTGGAGAAATTCCACAAACGCCGGCACCAGCTTGGCATCTACGCGGAGGACCCTGAATGA
- a CDS encoding aromatic ring-hydroxylating dioxygenase subunit alpha, with translation MNAAPIHSLEARYYIDPVLFEAERKGLLARSWQFAGHASQLENTGDYFAFEMAGENLFSIKGRDGEIRTFYNVCQHRAHQLVSGIGTTRVVVCPYHAWTYELTGQLRAGPNLKSVQGFDKSKVCLTEVRTEVFLGFIFVNLDPEARPMEDWFPNVRAELESFVPNWADLKPLEWVGIPEACNWKVSVENYSECYHCSLNHPTFSTGVIKPETYDIQPQGYCLRHTTECNSLDQMTYDINSGFENNEKYSSWFLWPMFSFQVYPGNLLNTYHWRAVDADHVVVWRGWYSNGGEDNETVRRMAVQDRATTVEEDIHLVESVQRGLKSRGYVPGPLVVDPSCGVNSEHSILHLQKWMREAADHDLAAGT, from the coding sequence ATGAACGCAGCCCCGATCCATTCTCTTGAGGCGCGGTATTACATCGACCCGGTCCTCTTTGAGGCTGAGCGCAAGGGCCTTTTGGCGCGCAGCTGGCAGTTTGCCGGCCACGCCAGCCAGCTGGAAAACACCGGCGACTATTTCGCCTTTGAGATGGCCGGCGAAAACCTGTTCAGCATCAAGGGGCGCGATGGCGAAATCCGCACCTTCTATAATGTCTGCCAGCACCGTGCCCATCAGCTTGTCTCGGGGATCGGCACCACGCGGGTTGTGGTCTGCCCCTATCACGCCTGGACCTATGAGCTGACCGGCCAGCTGCGCGCCGGGCCGAACCTCAAATCGGTTCAGGGGTTCGACAAATCCAAGGTTTGCCTGACCGAAGTCCGCACCGAGGTTTTCCTCGGCTTTATCTTTGTGAACCTCGACCCGGAGGCACGGCCGATGGAGGACTGGTTCCCGAATGTGCGGGCTGAGCTGGAGAGTTTTGTCCCCAATTGGGCGGACCTGAAGCCGTTGGAATGGGTGGGTATTCCGGAGGCCTGCAATTGGAAAGTTTCCGTTGAAAACTACTCTGAATGCTACCACTGCAGCTTGAACCACCCGACCTTCTCCACGGGGGTGATCAAGCCGGAAACCTATGACATCCAGCCTCAGGGCTACTGCCTGCGCCACACCACCGAGTGCAATTCGCTGGACCAGATGACTTATGACATCAACTCCGGTTTTGAAAACAACGAGAAATATTCCAGCTGGTTCCTCTGGCCGATGTTCTCCTTTCAGGTCTACCCGGGCAATCTGCTGAACACCTATCACTGGCGGGCAGTGGACGCTGATCACGTGGTGGTTTGGCGCGGCTGGTATTCCAACGGCGGCGAGGACAATGAAACCGTGCGCCGGATGGCGGTTCAGGACCGGGCAACTACGGTAGAGGAGGATATCCACCTGGTGGAGTCCGTCCAGCGCGGCCTCAAAAGCCGCGGCTATGTTCCCGGACCCTTGGTGGTTGATCCCTCTTGCGGAGTGAACTCGGAACATTCAATCCTGCATCTTCAGAAGTGGATGCGTGAAGCGGCAGACCACGATCTTGCAGCAGGGACCTAA
- a CDS encoding aldehyde dehydrogenase family protein has product MTQLDAEWLNYIDGAWVPGGAGWIDVTNPANGELLARQALADAADVDRAVQAARRLHLSGELSSLRPIARGRMVQAMGRYLLDNLDEIARVLTLEQGKPLWESRTEVEGAALYFEYYGNQASTVEGRSIPLGGGYFDWTENEPMGVSAQIIPWNYPVEMTARSLSAALATGNACVIKTPELTPLTNAWLARAAEAAGFPAGAVNILCGYGHEAGAALSGHSQVNQIVFTGSVPTGIRIATAAAQNVVPCVLELGGKSAAIVHEDADLDAFENDIRWGIYFNAGQVCSAMSRVIVHESRHDELVERAVNVASSLNVGPGIDRPEFGANMGAMVSMPQRDRALGFVQQAQADGATVATGGTPVGNAGAFLAPTVVSGITPNDSIASEEIFGPVLSVLKFQSDAEAIAIANSTEYGLVGGVFTRDLDRATRCARQLRAGQVFVNEWYAGGVETPFGGYGKSGYGREKGREALWNYVQTKNIAMRLRG; this is encoded by the coding sequence ATGACACAGCTAGATGCCGAATGGCTGAATTACATCGACGGCGCCTGGGTGCCCGGCGGGGCAGGGTGGATTGATGTCACCAACCCGGCCAACGGCGAACTGCTGGCCCGCCAGGCGCTGGCTGATGCCGCCGACGTGGACCGCGCCGTGCAGGCTGCCCGCCGGCTGCATCTTTCAGGGGAGCTGTCATCGCTGCGCCCGATTGCGCGCGGACGCATGGTGCAGGCGATGGGCCGCTACCTCTTGGACAATCTCGACGAGATCGCCCGTGTCCTGACACTGGAGCAAGGCAAGCCGCTGTGGGAATCCCGGACCGAGGTCGAAGGCGCCGCGCTCTATTTCGAATACTACGGCAATCAGGCCAGCACCGTCGAAGGCCGCTCGATCCCGCTGGGTGGCGGTTACTTCGACTGGACCGAGAATGAGCCGATGGGCGTCTCTGCCCAGATCATCCCCTGGAACTACCCGGTGGAGATGACCGCGCGTTCGCTGTCGGCTGCACTTGCCACCGGCAACGCTTGCGTGATCAAAACGCCGGAACTCACCCCGCTCACCAATGCCTGGCTCGCCCGCGCAGCCGAGGCTGCCGGTTTTCCGGCTGGCGCGGTCAATATCCTCTGCGGTTATGGCCACGAAGCGGGCGCGGCACTTTCCGGCCACAGCCAGGTGAACCAGATCGTCTTTACCGGCTCAGTGCCCACCGGCATCCGTATCGCCACCGCAGCGGCACAGAATGTGGTCCCTTGCGTGCTTGAGCTTGGCGGCAAATCCGCCGCCATCGTGCATGAGGACGCCGACCTCGACGCGTTTGAGAATGACATCCGCTGGGGTATCTATTTCAACGCAGGCCAGGTGTGCAGCGCCATGAGCCGGGTGATCGTGCACGAAAGCCGCCATGACGAGCTGGTCGAGCGCGCGGTGAATGTGGCCAGCAGCCTGAACGTTGGCCCCGGCATCGACCGGCCGGAGTTTGGTGCCAATATGGGTGCGATGGTCTCGATGCCTCAGCGCGACCGCGCCCTGGGCTTCGTCCAGCAGGCGCAGGCAGACGGTGCCACCGTTGCCACCGGTGGCACGCCTGTTGGCAATGCGGGTGCGTTCCTGGCCCCGACCGTTGTTTCCGGCATCACCCCGAACGACAGCATCGCCAGCGAGGAAATCTTCGGCCCCGTCCTGTCGGTGCTCAAGTTCCAATCCGATGCCGAGGCGATCGCGATCGCCAACAGCACCGAATACGGGCTGGTCGGCGGCGTCTTCACCCGCGACCTGGACCGCGCCACCCGCTGCGCTCGCCAGCTCCGCGCAGGCCAGGTGTTTGTGAACGAATGGTATGCCGGCGGGGTCGAAACCCCCTTTGGCGGCTACGGCAAATCCGGCTACGGCCGCGAAAAGGGCCGCGAGGCGCTGTGGAACTACGTGCAGACCAAGAACATCGCCATGAGATTGAGAGGCTGA
- a CDS encoding carboxymuconolactone decarboxylase family protein produces MSTFDEDLFLKGMEQRKATLGAEYVESNLAAADDFSRPFQEAMTAWCWGFGWGDDVIDAKTRSMMNLSMIGALGKMHEWELHCRGAINNGVTKEEIRAIIHVIGIYCGVPQALECFRAARKVLDE; encoded by the coding sequence ATGAGCACATTTGACGAAGACCTGTTCCTGAAGGGCATGGAGCAGCGCAAGGCGACGCTTGGCGCGGAATACGTCGAAAGCAATCTGGCCGCGGCGGATGATTTCAGCCGCCCTTTCCAGGAAGCTATGACTGCCTGGTGCTGGGGCTTTGGCTGGGGTGATGATGTCATTGACGCCAAGACCCGCTCGATGATGAACCTGTCGATGATCGGGGCGCTGGGCAAGATGCACGAATGGGAGCTGCACTGCCGCGGTGCCATCAATAACGGTGTCACCAAAGAGGAAATCCGGGCGATCATCCATGTGATCGGGATCTACTGCGGTGTTCCGCAAGCGCTGGAATGCTTCCGCGCCGCCCGCAAGGTTCTGGATGAATAG